One window of the Candidatus Izemoplasmatales bacterium genome contains the following:
- a CDS encoding sugar ABC transporter permease: NVGGQEYYTIGSEQTADVYTNVNDPNDTIASIPSGSDAYYRTGILYFDNVSDKVYVKCTISISVTSTSIYRYVNVADSTDFLAPDDPLVGTLKELTVKGDIVVDDADTLYVQYVPEVDYRKDAGYNATPFSMYLRDYITTRYNLSTSSLTSKEYNRFLLEVYFSVHPELRTEFEENYYNWFHDTAGFFVKGFWSVITLGQSDTREYYYNSLHDALKSVRFTEGSSVYIPVSGILDYTPLIGHTSQFLLITGLISTLLFAYFLLVYVWGIIDAYTTSRKFAETGERVTDRAWFVSVFTHGFEYIMILPALFVITFISIMPIIFGFLIAFTNFSGFDTDTGRFMWVGFENFAKIFTFGEGIPFAETFWKVLFWTVIWAVFSTVTVFFGGMFQAVVIGSERVPFKKFWRTVLILPWAVPALISQMAFSIIFSERGVINAILRSSGVYDTLTRWGMLGTAWSDSALSAWQKFIWLGQDNIQWFNNAHNIWFVRIVLIVVNIWLGAPYFMALMTSIMTSIDRTLYEAADIDGATPSQKFKFITFPLIMYSTAPILVMTFSGNFNNFGVIYFITQGGSGAGDIDRAYAGSTDILISWMYTLTVTKRVYNMASVFSILIFLMVGSIAAWNFSQTRAFKED; the protein is encoded by the coding sequence GTCTACGTCAAGTGCACGATCTCGATCTCCGTCACCTCGACGTCCATCTACCGCTACGTCAACGTCGCCGACAGCACCGATTTCCTCGCTCCCGACGATCCCCTCGTCGGCACGCTGAAGGAACTGACCGTCAAGGGCGACATCGTCGTCGACGACGCCGACACGCTGTACGTGCAGTACGTTCCGGAGGTCGACTACCGGAAGGACGCCGGCTACAACGCGACGCCGTTCTCGATGTACCTGCGCGACTACATCACGACCCGCTACAACCTCTCCACGAGCAGCCTGACTTCGAAGGAATACAACCGCTTCCTGCTCGAGGTCTACTTCTCGGTCCATCCCGAACTGCGGACCGAATTCGAGGAGAACTACTACAACTGGTTCCACGATACCGCGGGTTTCTTCGTCAAGGGCTTCTGGTCGGTCATCACGCTCGGCCAGTCCGATACGCGCGAATATTACTACAACTCGCTCCACGACGCCCTGAAGTCGGTCCGCTTCACCGAAGGTTCCTCGGTCTACATCCCCGTCTCGGGCATCCTCGACTACACGCCGCTGATCGGCCATACGTCGCAGTTCCTGCTCATTACGGGTCTGATCTCCACCCTCCTCTTCGCCTACTTCCTCCTGGTGTACGTATGGGGCATCATCGACGCCTATACGACGAGCAGGAAGTTCGCCGAAACGGGTGAACGGGTCACCGACCGCGCCTGGTTCGTGAGCGTCTTCACGCACGGCTTCGAATACATCATGATCCTGCCGGCGCTGTTCGTCATCACCTTCATCTCGATCATGCCGATCATCTTCGGCTTTTTGATCGCGTTCACGAACTTCAGCGGGTTCGACACCGACACCGGCCGATTCATGTGGGTCGGATTCGAGAACTTCGCGAAGATCTTCACCTTCGGCGAAGGCATCCCGTTCGCCGAAACCTTCTGGAAGGTTTTGTTCTGGACCGTCATCTGGGCCGTCTTCTCGACCGTGACCGTCTTCTTCGGCGGCATGTTCCAGGCGGTCGTGATCGGCTCCGAGCGCGTTCCCTTCAAGAAGTTCTGGAGAACCGTCCTGATCCTGCCGTGGGCCGTGCCGGCGCTCATCTCGCAGATGGCGTTCTCGATCATCTTCAGCGAACGCGGCGTCATCAACGCGATCCTGCGCTCCTCCGGCGTCTACGACACCCTCACCCGCTGGGGGATGCTCGGCACGGCGTGGAGCGATTCGGCGCTGTCGGCCTGGCAGAAGTTCATCTGGCTCGGTCAGGACAACATCCAGTGGTTCAACAACGCCCACAACATCTGGTTCGTCCGCATCGTCCTGATCGTCGTCAACATCTGGCTCGGAGCGCCGTACTTCATGGCCCTCATGACCTCGATCATGACCTCGATCGACCGGACGTTGTACGAGGCGGCCGACATCGACGGCGCGACGCCTTCGCAGAAATTCAAGTTCATCACCTTCCCGCTCATCATGTATTCGACGGCGCCGATCCTCGTGATGACCTTCTCCGGCAACTTCAACAACTTCGGCGTCATCTACTTCATCACTCAAGGAGGATCCGGCGCGGGCGATATCGACAGGGCCTATGCCGGCAGCACGGACATCCTGATCTCCTGGATGTACACGCTGACCGTCACGAAGCGCGTCTACAACATGGCGTCCGTCTTCTCGATCCTCATCTTCCTCATGGTCGGGTCCATCGCGGCCTGGAACTTCTCGCAGACGCGAGCCTTCAAGGAGGATTGA
- a CDS encoding sugar ABC transporter permease codes for MLSLSLTIIVFIALLFTHSAITADVYAHKGHPPFRGALMGLIPVYGIYHALHLPNRKQVLVGAYRQVFSFREIALKILTFLFLTIAVFFVLFPIVYLFSASFTNVSELPTTLFPPAQLASFQNYIDLFEGDFLYWYKNTLIIAVLNMILGVIFITGAGYVFARFKFKGKKAGLMAILVLQVFPSFMGLIAMFTLFQTFHLLGKSTWLTILYVGGSIPGNIWLIKGYLSQIPKDLDESAMLDGASKWQIFFKIILPLAVPILSFVAVGQFMAPWMDYMLPRLLLDVQINPDVPVSKQWTLAVGLFSMISDPRSSSYTTFAAGALIVAMPITVLYMIFQRYLIEGITAGATKG; via the coding sequence ATGCTCTCTCTCAGCCTGACGATCATCGTCTTCATCGCGCTTCTGTTCACGCACAGCGCGATCACCGCCGACGTCTACGCACACAAGGGGCATCCGCCTTTCCGCGGAGCGCTCATGGGGCTTATTCCCGTCTATGGGATCTACCACGCGCTTCACCTCCCCAACCGCAAACAGGTCCTCGTCGGGGCATACCGCCAGGTCTTCTCGTTCAGGGAGATCGCCCTGAAGATCCTGACGTTCCTGTTTCTTACGATCGCCGTCTTCTTCGTCCTGTTCCCGATCGTCTATCTGTTCAGCGCGTCCTTCACGAACGTCAGCGAGCTGCCGACGACGCTTTTCCCGCCGGCGCAACTCGCCTCCTTCCAGAACTACATTGACCTGTTCGAAGGCGACTTCCTGTACTGGTACAAGAACACGCTCATCATCGCCGTCCTCAACATGATCCTCGGCGTCATCTTCATCACCGGTGCCGGCTATGTCTTCGCCCGCTTCAAGTTCAAGGGCAAGAAGGCAGGCCTCATGGCGATTCTCGTCCTGCAGGTGTTCCCGTCGTTCATGGGTCTGATCGCGATGTTCACGCTGTTCCAGACGTTCCACCTGCTCGGCAAGTCGACCTGGCTCACCATCCTCTACGTGGGCGGCTCGATTCCCGGCAACATCTGGCTGATCAAGGGGTACCTCTCGCAGATCCCGAAGGATCTCGACGAGTCGGCGATGCTCGACGGCGCCAGCAAGTGGCAGATCTTCTTCAAGATCATCCTGCCGCTCGCGGTTCCGATCCTGTCGTTCGTCGCCGTCGGCCAGTTCATGGCGCCGTGGATGGACTACATGCTGCCGCGCCTTCTCCTCGATGTCCAGATCAATCCGGACGTTCCGGTGTCGAAGCAGTGGACCCTGGCGGTCGGCCTCTTCTCGATGATCTCCGATCCGCGCAGCTCGTCGTACACGACGTTCGCGGCCGGCGCCCTCATCGTCGCGATGCCGATCACGGTCCTCTACATGATCTTCCAGCGTTACCTCATCGAAGGCATCACCGCCGGCGCCACCAAGGGCTGA